In Procambarus clarkii isolate CNS0578487 chromosome 13, FALCON_Pclarkii_2.0, whole genome shotgun sequence, the following are encoded in one genomic region:
- the LOC138364345 gene encoding streptococcal hemagglutinin-like: MSVSASMPVSASMSVSASMPVSASMSVNASMPVSASMPVSASMSVSASMPVSASMPVSASMPVSASMSVNASMPVSASMPVSASMSVSASMSVSASMPVSASMSISASMPVSATMSISASMSISASMPVSASMPVSATMSVSASMPVSASMPVSASMPVSASMSVSASMPVSASMPVSASMPVSASMSVNASMPVSASMPVSASMSVSASMSVSASMPVSASMSISASMPVSATMSISASMSISASMPVSASMPVSATMSVSASMPVSASMPVSATMSVSASMPVSASMPVSATMSVSASMPVSASMSVRASMPVSASMPVSASMPVSASMSVLSHV; this comes from the coding sequence ATGTCTGTCAGCGCGTCTATGCCTGTCAGCGCGTCTATGTCTGTCAGCGCGTCTATGCCTGTCAGCGCGTCTATGTCTGTCAATGCGTCTATGCCTGTCAGCGCGTCTATGCCTGTCAGCGCGTCTATGTCTGTCAGCGCGTCTATGCCTGTCAGCGCGTCTATGCCTGTCAGCGCGTCTATGCCTGTCAGCGCGTCTATGTCTGTCAATGCGTCTATGCCTGTCAGCGCGTCTATGCCTGTCAGCGCGTCTATGTCTGTCAGCGCGTCTATGTCTGTCAGCGCGTCTATGCCTGTCAGCGCGTCTATGTCTATCAGCGCGTCTATGCCTGTCAGCGCGACTATGTCTATCAGCGCGTCTATGTCTATCAGCGCGTCTATGCCTGTCAGCGCGTCTATGCCTGTCAGCGCGACTATGTCTGTCAGCGCGTCTATGCCTGTCAGCGCGTCTATGCCTGTCAGCGCGTCTATGCCTGTCAGCGCGTCTATGTCTGTCAGTGCGTCTATGCCTGTCAGCGCGTCTATGCCTGTCAGCGCGTCTATGCCTGTCAGCGCGTCTATGTCTGTCAATGCGTCTATGCCTGTCAGCGCGTCTATGCCTGTCAGCGCGTCTATGTCTGTCAGCGCGTCTATGTCTGTCAGCGCGTCTATGCCTGTCAGCGCGTCTATGTCTATCAGCGCGTCTATGCCTGTCAGCGCGACTATGTCTATCAGCGCGTCTATGTCTATCAGCGCGTCTATGCCTGTCAGCGCGTCTATGCCTGTCAGCGCGACTATGTCTGTCAGCGCGTCTATGCCTGTCAGCGCGTCTATGCCTGTCAGCGCGACTATGTCTGTCAGCGCGTCTATGCCTGTCAGCGCGTCTATGCCTGTCAGCGCGACTATGTCTGTCAGCGCGTCTATGCCTGTCAGCGCGTCTATGTCTGTCAGAGCGTCTATGCCTGTCAGCGCGTCTATGCCTGTCAGCGCGTCTATGCCTGTCAGCGCATCTATGTCTGTCCTCTCGCATGTTTGA
- the LOC138364343 gene encoding mRNA decay activator protein ZFP36L3-like: MGNTVAMGNTVAMGNTVAMGNSVAMGNTVAMGNSVAMGNSVAMGNSVAMGNTVAMGNTVAMGNTVAMGNTVAMGNSVAMGNTVAMGNSVAMGKTVAMGNSVAMGNTVAMGNSVAMGNTVAMGNSVAMGKTVAMGKTVAMGNTVAMGNTVAMGNSVAMGNTVAMGNSVAMGNSVDMVTECCYE, from the coding sequence ATGGGTAACACTGTTGCCATGGGTAACACTGTTGCCATGGGTAACACTGTTGCCATGGGTAACAGTGTTGCCATGGGTAACACTGTTGCCATGGGTAACAGTGTTGCCATGGGTAACAGTGTTGCCATGGGTAACAGTGTTGCCATGGGTAACACTGTTGCCATGGGTAACACTGTTGCCATGGGTAACACTGTTGCCATGGGTAACACTGTTGCCATGGGTAACAGTGTTGCCATGGGTAACACTGTTGCCATGGGTAACAGTGTTGCCATGGGTAAGACTGTTGCCATGGGTAACAGTGTTGCCATGGGTAACACTGTTGCCATGGGTAACAGTGTTGCCATGGGTAACACTGTTGCCATGGGTAACAGTGTTGCCATGGGTAAGACTGTTGCCATGGGTAAGACTGTTGCCATGGGTAACACTGTTGCCATGGGTAACACTGTTGCCATGGGTAACAGTGTTGCCATGGGTAACACTGTTGCCATGGGTAACAGTGTTGCCATGGGTAACAGTGTTGACATGGTAACAGAGTGTTGCTATGAGTAA
- the LOC138364344 gene encoding retinitis pigmentosa 1-like 1 protein — MNLCKQSGRLKVTGEAQKVTGEAQMVTGEAQMVTGEAQMVTGEAQMVTGEAQKVTGEAQKLTGEAQKVTGEAQMVTGEAQKVTGEAQMVTGEAQMVTGEAQKVTGEAQMVTGEAQKVTGEAQMVTGEAQMVTGEAQKVTGEAQMVTGEAQMVTGEAQMVTGEAQVTGEAQMVTGEAQMVTGEAQKVTGEAQKVTGEAQMVTGEAQMVRGEAQKLTGEAQKVTGEAQMVTGEAQKLTGEAQMVTGEAQMVTGEAQMVTGEAQVTGEAQMVTGEAQMVTGEAQKVTGEAQMVTGEAQKVTGEAQMVTGEAQKVTDEAQMVTGEAQMVTGEAQMVTGEAQMVTGEAQMVTGEAQMVTGEAQKVTGEAQIDGDG, encoded by the coding sequence ATGAATCTATGTAAACAATCAGGTCGGTTGAAGGTGACGGGTGAGGCTCAGAAGGTGACGGGTGAGGCTCAGATGGTGACGGGTGAGGCTCAGATGGTGACGGGTGAGGCTCAGATGGTGACGGGTGAGGCTCAGATGGTGACGGGTGAGGCTCAGAAGGTGACGGGTGAGGCTCAGAAGCTGACGGGTGAGGCTCAGAAGGTGACGGGTGAGGCTCAGATGGTGACGGGTGAGGCTCAGAAGGTTACGGGTGAGGCTCAGATGGTGACGGGTGAGGCTCAGATGGTGACGGGTGAGGCTCAGAAGGTGACGGGTGAGGCTCAGATGGTGACGGGTGAGGCTCAGAAGGTTACGGGTGAGGCTCAGATGGTGACGGGTGAGGCTCAGATGGTGACGGGTGAGGCTCAGAAGGTGACGGGTGAGGCTCAGATGGTGACGGGTGAGGCTCAGATGGTGACGGGTGAGGCTCAGATGGTGACGGGTGAGGCTCAGGTGACGGGTGAGGCTCAGATGGTGACGGGTGAGGCTCAGATGGTGACGGGTGAGGCTCAGAAGGTGACGGGTGAGGCTCAGAAGGTGACGGGTGAGGCTCAGATGGTGACGGGTGAGGCTcagatggtgaggggtgaggctcaGAAGCTGACGGGTGAGGCTCAGAAGGTGACGGGTGAGGCTCAGATGGTGACGGGTGAGGCTCAGAAGCTGACGGGTGAGGCTCAGATGGTGACGGGTGAGGCTCAGATGGTGACGGGTGAGGCTCAGATGGTGACGGGTGAGGCTCAGGTGACGGGTGAGGCTCAGATGGTGACGGGTGAGGCTCAGATGGTGACGGGTGAGGCTCAGAAGGTGACGGGTGAGGCTCAGATGGTGACGGGTGAGGCTCAGAAGGTGACGGGTGAGGCTCAGATGGTGACGGGTGAGGCTCAGAAGGTGACGGATGAGGCTCAGATGGTGACGGGTGAGGCTCAGATGGTGACGGGTGAGGCTCAGATGGTGACGGGTGAGGCTCAGATGGTGACGGGTGAGGCTCAGATGGTGACGGGTGAGGCTCAGATGGTGACGGGTGAGGCTCAGAAGGTGACGGGTGAGGCTCAGATCGATGGTGACGGGTGA
- the LOC123757165 gene encoding ETS homologous factor isoform X2: MDPGFDNLESSLKFEDSLLGQSGTIDTLCHTYLANMDSFPSSSASSPRGDYGAEGGYGASYRDDLKTFTSRNVRDWDGEECLEWAESVCEQLGLERTSLDLWSFKTTTGSNLLQLSQENFSQLLGPRFGQVFYSQLRALSNRKGTGKTKSRHRQQEAEDPSSSSSIFTSGHDVSSVVGTSYDYAAASCDPTSPAYDPDSWELTSEDFKELDRYIPDDSWDPLTENLEGLDLQEQFMPIKYEEETWAAAAMTPTATPTATPETDVFQKIPTNTRRRERGPKSWEFLLRLLEDRRSNPALIRWEDEANGTFRLVQPNVIAQMWGARSEKPNLSYFNFARGLRLCSAAAD, encoded by the exons ATGGATCCAGGGTTCGACAACCTCGAGTCGTCTCTCAAGTTCGAAGACTCGCTCTTGGGCCAGTCCGGTACCATCGACACCCTGTGCCACACGTACCTCGCCAACATGGACTCCTTTCcctccagcagtgcctccagcccCAGAGGCGACTACGGTGCCGAGGGAGGGTATGGGGCCAGCTACCGGGATGACCTGAAGACATTCACATCTCGAAACGTCAGAGATTGGGACGGAGAG GAGTGCTTGGAGTGGGCAGAAAGCGTGTGCGAGCAGCTCGGGTTAGAGAGAACCAGCCTGGACTTATGGTCCTTCAAGACGACTACAGGGTCTAATCTCCTTCAGCTCTCCCAGGAAAACTTCTCTCAGCTCTTGGGCCCCCGCTTTGGCCAGGTCTTCTATTCCCAGCTCCGTGCTCTCAGCAACAGGAAAGGAACAG GAAAGACTAAAAGCAGACACCGTCAGCAGGAAGCCGAggacccctcttcctcctcctccatcttcacCAGCGGTCACGACGTGTCCTCCGTCGTAGGGACTTCCTACGACTACGCCGCCGCGTCCTGCGACCCTACCAGCCCTGCCTACGACCCTGACTCGTGGGAATTAACCAGTGAGGACTTCAAGGAGCTGGACCGCTACATTCCCGACGACTCGTGGGACCCCCTGACGGAAAACCTGGAGGGGCTCGATCTACAGGAACAATTCATGCCCATTAAATACG AGGAGGAGACATGGGCGGCAGCGGCAATGACGCCGACGGCGACTCCGACGGCGACCCCAGAGACAGACGTATTCCAGAAGATCCCTACCAACACCAGGAGGAGAG AGCGGGGACCCAAGAGCTGGGAGTTCCTCCTGCGCCTGCTAGAGGACAGAAGAAGCAACCCGGCGCTCATCCGCTGGGAGGATGAAGCCAACGGCACCTTTAGATTAGTACAACCCAACGTCATCGCGCAGATGTGGGGCGCGCGATCAGAAAAGCCTAACCTCTCGTATTTCAACTTTGCCAGAGGCCTCAG ACTCTGTTCGGCAGCAGCAGATTAG
- the LOC123757165 gene encoding ETS homologous factor isoform X1, with the protein MDPGFDNLESSLKFEDSLLGQSGTIDTLCHTYLANMDSFPSSSASSPRGDYGAEGGYGASYRDDLKTFTSRNVRDWDGEECLEWAESVCEQLGLERTSLDLWSFKTTTGSNLLQLSQENFSQLLGPRFGQVFYSQLRALSNRKGTGKTKSRHRQQEAEDPSSSSSIFTSGHDVSSVVGTSYDYAAASCDPTSPAYDPDSWELTSEDFKELDRYIPDDSWDPLTENLEGLDLQEQFMPIKYEEETWAAAAMTPTATPTATPETDVFQKIPTNTRRRERGPKSWEFLLRLLEDRRSNPALIRWEDEANGTFRLVQPNVIAQMWGARSEKPNLSYFNFARGLRYHYSTGALLPVSEKQLVYRCGPKAIKYRRELKERGLY; encoded by the exons ATGGATCCAGGGTTCGACAACCTCGAGTCGTCTCTCAAGTTCGAAGACTCGCTCTTGGGCCAGTCCGGTACCATCGACACCCTGTGCCACACGTACCTCGCCAACATGGACTCCTTTCcctccagcagtgcctccagcccCAGAGGCGACTACGGTGCCGAGGGAGGGTATGGGGCCAGCTACCGGGATGACCTGAAGACATTCACATCTCGAAACGTCAGAGATTGGGACGGAGAG GAGTGCTTGGAGTGGGCAGAAAGCGTGTGCGAGCAGCTCGGGTTAGAGAGAACCAGCCTGGACTTATGGTCCTTCAAGACGACTACAGGGTCTAATCTCCTTCAGCTCTCCCAGGAAAACTTCTCTCAGCTCTTGGGCCCCCGCTTTGGCCAGGTCTTCTATTCCCAGCTCCGTGCTCTCAGCAACAGGAAAGGAACAG GAAAGACTAAAAGCAGACACCGTCAGCAGGAAGCCGAggacccctcttcctcctcctccatcttcacCAGCGGTCACGACGTGTCCTCCGTCGTAGGGACTTCCTACGACTACGCCGCCGCGTCCTGCGACCCTACCAGCCCTGCCTACGACCCTGACTCGTGGGAATTAACCAGTGAGGACTTCAAGGAGCTGGACCGCTACATTCCCGACGACTCGTGGGACCCCCTGACGGAAAACCTGGAGGGGCTCGATCTACAGGAACAATTCATGCCCATTAAATACG AGGAGGAGACATGGGCGGCAGCGGCAATGACGCCGACGGCGACTCCGACGGCGACCCCAGAGACAGACGTATTCCAGAAGATCCCTACCAACACCAGGAGGAGAG AGCGGGGACCCAAGAGCTGGGAGTTCCTCCTGCGCCTGCTAGAGGACAGAAGAAGCAACCCGGCGCTCATCCGCTGGGAGGATGAAGCCAACGGCACCTTTAGATTAGTACAACCCAACGTCATCGCGCAGATGTGGGGCGCGCGATCAGAAAAGCCTAACCTCTCGTATTTCAACTTTGCCAGAGGCCTCAG GTACCACTACAGCACCGGTGCTCTGTTACCGGTATCAGAGAAGCAACTAGTGTACCGATGTGGACCCAAAGCTATCAAGTACCGAAGAGAGCTCAAGGAGCGAGGCCTCTACTGA